One genomic segment of Actinopolymorpha sp. NPDC004070 includes these proteins:
- a CDS encoding NAD(P)/FAD-dependent oxidoreductase: MTEPNRRPRIVVVGAGFAGFHAARELERLARGRAEIVVINPTDYFLYLPLLPEVASGVLDPRQVSVPLSRTLRDACLTLGTVDGVDLDTRTVSYVDPEEGRHEITYDRLVLAPGSVNKLLPIPGVNEYAHGFRSVGEALYLRDHLIGQIELASACNDSAEREARCTFVVVGAGYTGTEVAAQGQLLTKQVAGTKNGVDESQVRWLLVDVADRLLPGLDPRLAATTERTLRKRGVEVRTGTSVEKATADGVQLSDGEFVPTKTLVWCVGVRPDPLIESLGEPTEKGRLVVDEYLSVPGRPEVFACGDSAAVPDLTRPGQVTAMTAQHAERQGKAVARNVAASFGDGRPKPYKHHDLGFVVDLGGLSAAANPLGVALAGAPAAAVTKGYHLLSVPANRIRIATDWALDALLRRQVVKLGLVAPSAVPLESDQQ; the protein is encoded by the coding sequence ATGACGGAACCGAACCGCCGCCCGCGGATTGTCGTGGTGGGCGCGGGATTCGCCGGTTTCCACGCGGCCAGAGAGCTGGAGCGCCTCGCTCGCGGCCGGGCCGAGATCGTCGTGATCAACCCCACCGACTACTTCCTCTACCTCCCGCTGCTACCGGAGGTCGCCTCGGGCGTCCTCGACCCCCGTCAGGTGTCGGTGCCGCTGTCCCGGACGCTGCGGGACGCTTGCCTCACACTGGGCACCGTCGACGGCGTCGATCTGGACACTCGTACGGTCAGTTACGTCGACCCCGAGGAAGGCCGGCACGAGATCACCTACGACCGGTTGGTTCTGGCGCCGGGCAGTGTCAACAAGCTCTTGCCCATCCCCGGTGTGAACGAGTACGCACACGGTTTCCGGAGCGTCGGCGAGGCGCTCTATCTTCGCGACCACCTGATCGGGCAGATCGAGCTCGCCAGTGCCTGCAACGACTCCGCCGAACGCGAGGCGCGGTGCACCTTCGTCGTCGTCGGCGCGGGATACACCGGCACCGAGGTCGCCGCCCAGGGACAGCTGCTGACCAAGCAGGTCGCCGGCACGAAGAACGGCGTGGACGAAAGTCAGGTGCGCTGGCTGCTGGTCGACGTCGCCGACCGCCTGCTGCCGGGGCTGGATCCGCGCCTGGCCGCCACCACCGAGCGCACTCTTCGCAAGCGTGGCGTGGAAGTGCGTACGGGCACGTCGGTGGAGAAGGCGACCGCCGACGGTGTGCAGTTGTCCGACGGCGAGTTCGTGCCCACGAAGACCCTCGTGTGGTGTGTCGGCGTACGCCCCGACCCGCTCATCGAGAGCCTCGGCGAACCCACCGAGAAGGGCCGCCTGGTGGTGGACGAGTACCTCAGTGTCCCGGGCCGGCCGGAGGTCTTCGCCTGTGGAGACTCCGCCGCCGTTCCCGACCTGACCAGGCCCGGGCAGGTCACCGCGATGACCGCCCAGCACGCCGAACGCCAGGGCAAGGCGGTCGCCCGCAACGTCGCCGCATCCTTCGGCGACGGGCGCCCGAAGCCGTACAAGCACCACGACCTCGGCTTCGTCGTCGACCTCGGCGGGCTGTCCGCGGCCGCCAACCCGCTGGGCGTCGCGCTCGCCGGGGCACCTGCCGCGGCCGTGACGAAGGGCTACCACCTGCTGAGCGTTCCGGCCAACCGCATCCGCATCGCGACCGACTGGGCGCTCGACGCGCTGTTGCGCCGGCAGGTCGTCAAGCTCGGGCTGGTCGCTCCGAGTGCGGTTCC
- a CDS encoding VOC family protein encodes MSIQLNHIIVPAHDKRASAEFLGSILGVPVGEDSDPFVPLTVSNGVTLDYANASDFQHMHCAFLVEEDEFDAAFERIQKAGLTYYADPGHRQEGEINHRWGGRGVYFDDPNGHNMEILTRVPD; translated from the coding sequence ATGAGCATCCAGCTCAACCACATCATCGTTCCCGCCCACGACAAGCGCGCGTCCGCCGAGTTCCTCGGCTCGATCCTCGGTGTCCCGGTGGGTGAGGACAGCGACCCGTTCGTCCCCCTGACCGTCAGCAACGGCGTGACCCTCGACTACGCGAACGCCTCGGACTTCCAGCACATGCACTGCGCGTTCCTGGTCGAGGAGGACGAGTTCGACGCCGCGTTCGAGCGGATCCAGAAGGCGGGCCTCACCTACTACGCCGACCCGGGTCACCGGCAGGAGGGCGAGATCAACCACCGCTGGGGCGGACGGGGCGTCTACTTCGACGACCCCAACGGGCACAACATGGAGATCCTCACCCGCGTCCCCGACTGA
- a CDS encoding N-acetyltransferase — protein sequence MPASFHVRDYRDHSDAASWLRCRLLSFFPTDYYDDVVTRRPSYGPPALRRVAVAGTGTGTGTGTGTGTGTGVAGTEVVGLMDATISPPRATIEVLAVHPDHQRRGVAGALLAGVIDDLRPHGVREVDAWTREDVAANRWYRRSGFTERFSYLHVYKDASDDGEGFTCPEGLTGPFTAFCQAPRELETSVRARFPRVYVCRQYVRAL from the coding sequence ATGCCCGCTTCGTTCCACGTCCGTGACTACCGCGACCACTCCGACGCCGCCAGTTGGTTGCGGTGCCGCCTGCTCAGCTTCTTCCCGACCGACTACTACGACGACGTGGTGACCCGGCGGCCGTCCTACGGCCCGCCCGCACTGCGCCGGGTCGCCGTCGCCGGCACCGGCACCGGCACCGGCACCGGCACCGGCACCGGCACCGGCACCGGGGTAGCCGGCACCGAGGTCGTCGGCCTGATGGACGCCACGATCTCACCGCCACGAGCGACCATCGAGGTGCTTGCCGTCCATCCCGACCACCAGCGGCGCGGTGTCGCCGGCGCGCTTCTCGCCGGTGTGATCGACGACCTTCGTCCGCACGGCGTTCGGGAAGTCGACGCCTGGACGCGCGAGGACGTCGCGGCCAACCGGTGGTACCGCCGGTCGGGGTTCACCGAACGGTTCAGCTATCTGCACGTCTACAAGGACGCCTCCGACGACGGCGAGGGTTTCACCTGCCCGGAAGGGCTGACCGGTCCGTTCACCGCGTTCTGCCAGGCACCGCGCGAACTCGAGACCTCCGTACGTGCGAGATTTCCCCGCGTGTACGTGTGCCGCCAGTACGTCCGGGCGCTGTGA
- a CDS encoding N-acetyltransferase, whose translation MTPRTLVTRTLASGATIEISTVAERPEFAHPNHDTGWWPAFMRHNHVADAYYWRAGEDFRHTCVVATEGRRAVAYGVAVPLVLGGNGRETLPDGGWEKALVWAFHDAADTDAAPDSACALDISVARTLRGQGVSRLMLQALRTAVRDAGLAQLVAPVRPTWKDREPRTPMRAYAARLRPDGLPYDPWLRTHVRAGGEIVGVAPASWVVHGSLRQWREWTGLPFDRTGDVDVPGALAPVHCDLDGGHAVYVEPNVWVRHVVRPMAGGLREAQGRIEST comes from the coding sequence ATGACGCCGCGCACGCTGGTGACCCGAACTCTCGCGTCGGGGGCGACGATCGAGATCAGCACGGTCGCCGAGCGGCCGGAGTTCGCCCACCCGAACCACGACACCGGCTGGTGGCCCGCGTTCATGCGGCACAACCACGTGGCCGACGCGTACTACTGGCGGGCCGGTGAGGATTTCCGGCACACCTGCGTCGTGGCGACCGAAGGGCGACGAGCCGTCGCGTACGGCGTGGCGGTCCCGTTGGTACTCGGCGGCAATGGCCGGGAGACGCTGCCGGACGGAGGCTGGGAAAAGGCGCTGGTGTGGGCGTTCCACGACGCCGCCGACACCGATGCCGCACCCGACTCGGCCTGCGCGCTGGACATCAGTGTGGCGAGAACCCTTCGCGGACAGGGAGTTTCCCGGCTGATGCTGCAGGCGCTGCGGACGGCCGTTCGTGATGCGGGGCTCGCCCAGCTCGTGGCGCCGGTGCGGCCGACCTGGAAGGACCGGGAACCCCGCACGCCGATGAGGGCCTACGCCGCCCGCCTGCGTCCCGACGGTCTGCCGTACGACCCGTGGCTGCGCACACACGTGCGGGCCGGAGGGGAGATCGTCGGTGTCGCGCCCGCCTCGTGGGTGGTGCACGGATCGCTGCGGCAGTGGCGGGAGTGGACCGGGTTGCCCTTCGACCGGACCGGCGACGTCGACGTGCCGGGCGCACTGGCCCCGGTGCACTGTGATCTCGACGGCGGTCACGCCGTGTACGTGGAGCCGAACGTGTGGGTTCGGCATGTCGTACGGCCGATGGCCGGAGGTTTGCGGGAGGCTCAGGGCAGGATCGAGTCGACGTAA
- a CDS encoding SDR family oxidoreductase, translating into MQIDLTGRTALVTGSTQGIGYAIAVGLARAGARVAVNGRSPDRVADAVDRVQADSGSDDIIAAAGDLATEEGAAAVLKAVPTLDILVNNLGIFGSAAPLEIDDAEWRRYFEVNVLSAVRLIRACLPGMTKRGWGRVLNLASDSAVVIPAEMIHYGMTKTSLLAVSRGFAKEAAGTGVTVNSVVAGPTHTEGVEDFVRELVGNEQPWDEAQREFMTKYRPQSLIQRLIEPEEIAHMVVYLASPYASATTGGALRVDGGYVDSILP; encoded by the coding sequence GTGCAGATCGACCTGACCGGTCGCACCGCCCTGGTCACCGGCTCCACCCAGGGCATCGGATACGCCATCGCGGTCGGCCTCGCCCGCGCCGGAGCCCGGGTCGCCGTCAACGGTCGAAGCCCCGATCGCGTCGCGGACGCGGTGGACCGGGTGCAGGCTGACTCCGGCAGCGACGACATCATCGCCGCGGCGGGCGACCTGGCGACCGAGGAAGGCGCCGCGGCCGTACTGAAGGCCGTGCCCACGCTCGACATCCTGGTCAACAATCTCGGCATCTTCGGGTCGGCCGCCCCGCTGGAGATCGACGACGCCGAGTGGCGCCGCTACTTCGAGGTGAACGTCCTGTCCGCCGTCCGGCTCATCCGCGCCTGTCTACCCGGCATGACGAAACGCGGCTGGGGCCGCGTCCTCAACCTCGCCAGCGACTCGGCCGTGGTCATCCCCGCCGAGATGATCCACTACGGCATGACCAAGACCTCGCTGCTCGCCGTCAGCCGCGGCTTCGCCAAGGAGGCGGCCGGCACGGGCGTGACCGTCAACTCCGTCGTCGCCGGCCCGACGCACACCGAAGGCGTGGAGGACTTCGTCCGCGAACTGGTCGGCAACGAGCAGCCCTGGGACGAGGCACAGCGCGAGTTCATGACCAAGTACCGGCCGCAGTCCCTGATCCAGCGCCTCATCGAGCCCGAGGAGATCGCCCACATGGTCGTCTACCTTGCCTCGCCCTACGCGTCCGCGACCACCGGCGGGGCCCTGCGGGTCGACGGGGGTTACGTCGACTCGATCCTGCCCTGA
- a CDS encoding Rho termination factor N-terminal domain-containing protein, with protein sequence MAATGVRELPSNVSWVVSQAIHPSDGSADGDGAPTGRERAGARGKLSLTGDSLESRLKRAQSASEKAHRAEQEALAEASHAKELADAVRRTTEEGRARVRDAKSEGAEAVRRRVEQARERADALVEGERERAEADADAVVHKVGEHFEDELDKSRARADAAQRRAQEKIAEATARLAQARQLADEAAEAAQAAAEAARGNAEELAAGEVRRQTAPKERRAAEATAVQKKVAGSGAKVARRLSSGRTEQDLRTMTKAELTDLAGALGVETRSSMNKQQLLRAVRRAARKAA encoded by the coding sequence ATGGCGGCCACCGGGGTCAGGGAGCTGCCGTCGAACGTCTCGTGGGTGGTGTCGCAGGCGATCCATCCGTCGGACGGATCCGCGGACGGTGACGGGGCCCCCACGGGCCGGGAACGCGCAGGCGCGCGGGGCAAGCTGTCGTTGACAGGGGACTCGCTGGAGTCCCGGCTCAAGCGCGCGCAGTCGGCGAGCGAGAAGGCTCACCGGGCCGAGCAGGAGGCACTCGCCGAGGCAAGTCACGCCAAGGAACTCGCCGACGCCGTACGCAGGACGACCGAAGAGGGCCGGGCCCGCGTCCGGGATGCGAAGAGCGAAGGGGCCGAGGCAGTGCGCCGCCGGGTGGAGCAGGCACGTGAACGTGCCGACGCCCTGGTCGAGGGTGAGCGCGAACGCGCAGAGGCCGACGCGGACGCGGTGGTCCACAAGGTCGGTGAGCACTTCGAGGACGAGCTCGACAAGAGCCGGGCCAGGGCCGACGCCGCGCAGCGGCGCGCGCAGGAGAAGATCGCGGAGGCCACCGCGCGCCTGGCGCAGGCCCGCCAGCTCGCGGACGAGGCCGCCGAGGCCGCGCAGGCAGCGGCCGAGGCAGCGCGCGGGAACGCGGAGGAACTGGCGGCCGGTGAGGTGCGGCGCCAGACGGCGCCGAAGGAACGCCGGGCGGCCGAAGCGACGGCGGTGCAGAAGAAGGTGGCCGGATCGGGTGCGAAGGTGGCTCGGCGGCTGAGTTCGGGACGCACCGAGCAGGACCTACGGACGATGACCAAGGCCGAGCTCACCGACCTGGCCGGCGCGCTCGGTGTGGAGACCCGAAGCTCGATGAACAAACAGCAGTTGCTGCGTGCGGTACGACGGGCGGCCCGTAAGGCGGCCTGA
- a CDS encoding AraC family transcriptional regulator, with translation MVQGWSRYLTPTPVQRRLGLACLGAGHKRELDPCPPRVLRSHAAVLVVEGEGWLEWGERGRRVTIAAPSLFWLFPGVHHSYGPDRPGWQEVWTLFEGPTVDAYEELGYLSRTEPVVQLTDPFPARAAMDRLLSACGGEYAGAEVEAAHAVHALILGVQDRRDRPDDLVLAALRENACRPWSVAEHARRAGLSVSALRRVVRRDGGCSPKEYLLRIRLNRAKELLAESDLTVAEIGRRVGHDDPAYFSRMFTRRTGMAPREFRAQEQRPRTS, from the coding sequence GTGGTCCAGGGATGGTCGCGTTACCTCACACCAACCCCGGTGCAGCGCCGACTCGGCCTGGCGTGCCTGGGAGCCGGACACAAGCGGGAACTGGACCCGTGCCCACCTCGCGTCCTGCGTTCACACGCCGCCGTGCTCGTGGTCGAGGGAGAGGGCTGGCTGGAGTGGGGTGAGCGGGGCCGCCGGGTGACGATCGCCGCGCCCAGCCTGTTCTGGTTGTTTCCGGGCGTGCACCACTCCTACGGCCCGGACCGACCGGGCTGGCAGGAGGTCTGGACGCTGTTCGAGGGGCCGACGGTCGACGCGTACGAGGAACTCGGCTACCTCTCCCGGACCGAACCCGTGGTTCAGCTCACCGACCCGTTCCCCGCGCGCGCGGCGATGGACCGGCTGCTCTCTGCGTGTGGAGGGGAGTACGCCGGTGCCGAGGTGGAGGCCGCACACGCGGTGCATGCGCTGATCCTCGGCGTTCAGGACCGGCGAGACCGACCCGACGATCTGGTGCTGGCAGCGCTGCGAGAGAACGCGTGCCGGCCGTGGTCGGTCGCCGAGCACGCCCGCCGGGCGGGACTGTCGGTGAGTGCACTGCGCCGGGTGGTTCGCCGAGACGGCGGATGCTCACCGAAGGAGTACCTGCTGCGGATTCGGCTCAACCGCGCCAAGGAGCTACTGGCGGAGTCCGACCTCACCGTCGCAGAGATCGGCCGCCGGGTCGGTCACGACGATCCGGCGTACTTCTCGCGGATGTTCACCCGGCGGACCGGTATGGCGCCTCGGGAGTTCCGGGCACAGGAGCAGCGACCGCGCACGTCCTGA
- a CDS encoding ABC transporter substrate-binding protein codes for MDPSTSLSRRGFLKASAAGAATVTLAACQASDQAGGAPTKAPKRSNAKGSVTKPLPVPDRLREAPALAARVKAGTLPSLDKRIPESPYVIPHRWQHPGRYGGTCYLTASSANDASIGQYMYGHSIVRWVNDGMDVAPGLAQSWESNDDFTRWTFHFRKGLRWSDGAPFTTADIMYWWEDTVLNTEHPEVPPEEAVSGKGTVAKITAPDDLTLVLEFDSPAALTPDRLADTVNRSVGADWLLPRHYLRQFHPKYNPKVTAKDWYVEHDNKANHLSNPDCPVTTGWHLSTYHEGRNAVWKRNPYYWCVDQAGNQLPFMDRMVWTAVKDEEVMKLQYTQGKADFAEGQHTNIDLADVDALKQAAPRTGVQVWFWGSGSGSGSMFFFNYDYPDDAMRELIRKPEFRQALSHAYNRADVRKALYYNTGELTTGTLSPKAPEFQVNAESKKLYHTWRDSYVAYDPKKAEAILDRLGVVDKDGDGYREKPDGSKLVVRLDYPADTAKANIRKNDFLRKDWNAIGIRTEINPVPPTAWSDMWNRGELMSNTAWEIGGGGILSWPSWVIPTIPDTWAPLHGQAYIMRSGDPAALRKERDISPWKRHPPWVLPEKGSPIERLWNLYDQARLETDPMRRNRLLWDLCRVHVKDGPFFLGVVADYPQVILVHKELQNVPRQENLFLGGQINTWDIPVPAIYDPEAWFWSDPDKHS; via the coding sequence ATGGATCCGAGTACCAGCCTGAGCAGACGCGGCTTCCTCAAGGCGTCCGCGGCCGGAGCGGCCACGGTGACGTTGGCGGCGTGTCAGGCGAGCGACCAGGCCGGCGGCGCACCCACCAAGGCGCCGAAGCGCAGCAACGCCAAGGGCTCGGTCACCAAGCCGTTGCCGGTTCCGGACAGGCTGCGGGAGGCGCCCGCGCTGGCCGCGCGGGTGAAGGCCGGCACGCTCCCGTCGCTGGACAAGCGCATCCCCGAATCACCGTACGTCATTCCGCACCGCTGGCAACACCCGGGCAGGTACGGCGGGACCTGCTATCTCACCGCCTCCAGCGCGAACGACGCGTCGATCGGCCAGTACATGTACGGCCACTCGATCGTGCGCTGGGTCAACGACGGAATGGACGTCGCGCCCGGACTGGCGCAGAGCTGGGAGTCCAACGACGACTTCACCCGGTGGACGTTCCACTTCCGCAAGGGTCTGCGCTGGTCCGACGGCGCCCCCTTCACCACCGCGGACATCATGTACTGGTGGGAGGACACGGTCCTCAACACAGAGCACCCGGAGGTGCCGCCCGAGGAGGCGGTGTCCGGCAAGGGGACGGTAGCGAAGATCACCGCCCCGGACGACCTCACCCTGGTCCTGGAGTTCGACAGTCCGGCCGCGCTCACTCCCGACCGGCTGGCGGACACGGTGAACCGAAGTGTCGGCGCCGACTGGCTGCTTCCACGCCACTACCTCCGTCAGTTTCACCCCAAGTACAACCCGAAGGTCACCGCCAAGGACTGGTACGTCGAACACGACAACAAGGCCAACCACCTGTCGAACCCCGACTGCCCGGTGACGACGGGCTGGCACCTGTCGACCTACCACGAAGGACGCAACGCCGTCTGGAAACGCAACCCCTACTACTGGTGCGTGGACCAGGCCGGTAACCAGTTGCCGTTCATGGACAGGATGGTCTGGACCGCGGTGAAGGACGAGGAGGTGATGAAACTTCAGTACACGCAGGGCAAGGCGGACTTCGCCGAGGGGCAGCACACGAACATCGACCTCGCCGACGTGGACGCGCTCAAACAGGCGGCACCGCGTACCGGCGTGCAGGTGTGGTTCTGGGGCAGTGGCTCGGGCAGCGGCTCGATGTTCTTCTTCAACTACGACTACCCCGACGACGCGATGCGCGAGCTCATCCGCAAGCCCGAGTTTCGCCAGGCGCTCTCCCACGCCTACAACCGTGCGGACGTACGCAAGGCGCTGTACTACAACACCGGTGAGCTGACCACCGGCACGCTGAGCCCGAAGGCGCCGGAGTTCCAGGTGAACGCGGAGAGCAAGAAGCTGTACCACACCTGGCGGGACTCCTACGTGGCGTACGACCCGAAGAAGGCCGAGGCGATCCTGGACCGGCTCGGCGTGGTCGACAAGGACGGTGACGGATATCGCGAGAAGCCCGACGGCAGCAAACTCGTCGTGCGCCTGGACTACCCCGCCGACACCGCGAAGGCGAACATCCGCAAGAACGACTTCCTTCGCAAGGACTGGAACGCGATCGGAATCCGTACCGAGATCAACCCGGTGCCTCCCACCGCGTGGTCGGACATGTGGAACCGCGGCGAACTGATGAGCAACACCGCCTGGGAGATCGGCGGCGGCGGCATCCTGAGCTGGCCGTCCTGGGTGATCCCCACGATCCCCGACACCTGGGCGCCGTTGCACGGGCAGGCGTACATCATGCGCAGTGGCGACCCGGCGGCGCTGCGCAAGGAACGCGACATCAGTCCGTGGAAACGACACCCGCCGTGGGTCCTGCCGGAGAAGGGCAGCCCGATCGAACGCCTGTGGAACCTCTACGACCAGGCGCGGCTCGAGACCGACCCGATGCGCCGCAACCGGCTGCTGTGGGACCTGTGCCGAGTGCACGTCAAGGACGGACCGTTCTTCCTGGGCGTGGTCGCCGACTATCCGCAGGTGATCCTGGTCCACAAGGAACTGCAGAACGTACCGCGGCAGGAGAATCTCTTCCTGGGTGGACAGATCAACACCTGGGACATTCCGGTTCCGGCGATCTATGACCCGGAGGCGTGGTTCTGGAGTGACCCGGACAAGCACAGCTGA
- a CDS encoding phytanoyl-CoA dioxygenase family protein, with protein MTSPTQTATAQWPRLFSRGRELDGSPTSLGRLRESTDVRGDPAALRDRMSEDGYLFLPGFFDPAAVADARRSVTDRLHEEGLTDPAFPADLAVAPADSSLAFKPDLAHDNPALHQLLYGRYLLGFYESLLGGPVRHYDFTWMRAVAPGRGTAPHGDVVFMGRGTHHVYTAWVPLGDADFEQGGLMVLEGSHQRPEILDDYALRDVDTYCTNAGPAAKDEPRWNGSLSDDPVEVRERLGGRWLTAQFRAGDLLTFSIYLVHASLDNHSNRIRLSSDSRYQLASEPVDERWIGEAPVGHGPEAKRGLIC; from the coding sequence GTGACCTCGCCGACACAGACCGCGACCGCGCAGTGGCCACGCCTGTTCTCACGAGGACGCGAACTCGACGGGTCGCCGACCTCACTGGGCCGGCTCAGGGAGTCCACCGACGTCCGCGGGGATCCGGCCGCGCTGCGGGACCGCATGTCCGAGGACGGTTATCTCTTTCTGCCCGGCTTCTTCGACCCGGCCGCGGTGGCGGACGCGCGCAGGAGCGTGACCGACCGACTGCACGAGGAGGGCCTCACCGATCCGGCGTTCCCCGCCGACCTCGCGGTCGCCCCCGCCGACTCGAGCCTCGCGTTCAAGCCTGATCTCGCCCATGACAACCCCGCCTTGCACCAGCTCCTGTACGGCCGGTACCTGTTGGGCTTCTACGAGTCCTTGCTGGGCGGCCCGGTCCGGCACTACGACTTCACCTGGATGCGCGCGGTGGCGCCGGGACGAGGTACCGCGCCGCACGGAGACGTGGTGTTCATGGGCCGTGGCACCCACCATGTCTACACCGCGTGGGTGCCACTCGGCGACGCGGACTTCGAACAGGGCGGGCTGATGGTCCTGGAGGGATCACACCAGCGACCGGAGATCCTCGACGACTACGCCCTCCGCGACGTGGACACCTACTGCACGAACGCCGGTCCAGCCGCCAAGGACGAGCCCCGCTGGAACGGCAGCCTGTCCGACGACCCGGTGGAGGTACGCGAACGCCTCGGCGGCCGCTGGTTGACCGCGCAGTTCCGGGCAGGTGACCTGCTGACGTTCTCCATCTATCTGGTGCACGCAAGCCTGGACAACCACTCGAACCGGATCCGGTTGTCGTCGGACTCGCGCTATCAGCTCGCGTCCGAACCCGTGGACGAGCGCTGGATCGGCGAGGCGCCCGTCGGGCACGGCCCGGAGGCGAAGCGTGGACTGATCTGCTGA
- a CDS encoding TIGR03086 family metal-binding protein, with product MGRIFDLGPATHQLAVLVSGVRDDQLQARTPCEGYTVGDLLDHIGGLSSAFTAAARKTPVEGAPDGPPQSSADNLPADWRESIPRQLTELAAAWSDPAAYEGEARAGGLVLPAQVAGMVALEECVLHGWDLARATGQPFDVDEESTKVVFEFTSMAASSEQMSNREGLFGTPVEVPADAPMFDQALGLSGRDPKWSA from the coding sequence GTGGGCAGGATTTTCGACCTCGGCCCGGCGACCCACCAACTCGCCGTTCTGGTGAGCGGGGTCCGTGACGACCAACTGCAGGCGCGTACTCCGTGTGAGGGATACACGGTCGGCGACCTGCTCGACCACATCGGCGGCCTGTCTTCGGCGTTCACCGCCGCCGCGCGCAAGACTCCGGTGGAGGGCGCTCCCGACGGGCCGCCGCAGTCCTCGGCGGACAACCTCCCGGCGGACTGGCGCGAGAGCATCCCGCGGCAGCTGACCGAACTCGCCGCCGCCTGGTCCGACCCGGCCGCCTATGAAGGCGAGGCGCGGGCCGGCGGTCTGGTCCTGCCTGCCCAGGTCGCCGGAATGGTGGCGCTGGAGGAGTGCGTGTTGCACGGATGGGACCTCGCCCGCGCGACCGGCCAGCCGTTCGACGTCGACGAGGAGAGCACGAAGGTGGTGTTCGAGTTCACCTCGATGGCGGCGTCGTCGGAGCAGATGTCCAACCGCGAGGGGCTTTTCGGCACGCCGGTGGAGGTCCCGGCCGACGCCCCGATGTTCGACCAGGCGCTCGGCCTGAGCGGACGCGACCCGAAATGGTCGGCATGA
- a CDS encoding AAC(3) family N-acetyltransferase yields MSTQADGTVGANPARTVSEGDIAAGLRALGLTERSTVLVHTSLRSFGRVDGGAEAVCRALLDVCGTLLLPAGAGDRTRVPAPPGLVRPHNAYWNAASWADFDQALDRAVPYSPDLPVDRYLGRVPETMRAVFGPDRGNHPLFAFQAAGEHASTLLAAERPDRPLGPIEALADLDGDVVLLGVTHEANTTVHLAEQRLGRSRFFRYAKVAAGVWAEFANLGGESHRFDEIEPVLRPATTEVRIGSCRARRVGVRDVLAAVTEAVRADPAALLCPDPGCRCGAALAQRLAYVRR; encoded by the coding sequence ATGAGCACCCAGGCCGACGGGACCGTGGGCGCGAACCCAGCGCGAACGGTCAGCGAGGGCGACATCGCCGCAGGACTGCGAGCGCTCGGCCTGACCGAACGCTCGACGGTGCTGGTCCACACGTCCCTGCGGTCGTTCGGACGGGTCGACGGCGGCGCGGAGGCGGTGTGCCGGGCGCTGCTCGACGTGTGCGGAACGCTGCTGCTGCCCGCGGGCGCCGGCGACCGTACCCGCGTGCCGGCCCCACCGGGACTGGTGCGGCCGCACAACGCCTACTGGAACGCCGCGTCCTGGGCCGACTTCGACCAGGCACTGGACCGCGCGGTGCCGTACTCCCCCGATCTGCCGGTGGACCGCTACCTCGGACGCGTCCCGGAGACGATGCGGGCGGTGTTCGGACCCGACCGCGGGAACCATCCGTTGTTCGCCTTCCAGGCCGCTGGCGAGCACGCGAGCACCCTCCTGGCCGCCGAACGCCCGGACCGGCCGCTCGGCCCGATCGAGGCGCTCGCGGACCTGGACGGCGATGTCGTCCTGCTCGGCGTGACCCACGAGGCCAACACCACCGTCCACCTGGCGGAACAACGGCTCGGCCGGTCACGCTTCTTCCGTTACGCGAAGGTGGCCGCCGGCGTGTGGGCGGAGTTCGCGAACCTCGGCGGCGAGAGTCACCGCTTCGACGAGATCGAGCCCGTGTTGCGGCCGGCGACCACGGAGGTGCGCATCGGCTCCTGCCGGGCCCGCCGGGTCGGCGTTCGCGACGTGCTCGCCGCCGTCACCGAGGCGGTACGCGCCGACCCGGCGGCGCTGCTCTGCCCGGACCCCGGCTGCCGGTGCGGTGCCGCGCTCGCGCAACGGTTGGCGTACGTGCGCCGCTGA
- a CDS encoding DinB family protein, translating to MSSSELLVDAFDRVRETVHQAVEGLSAEQLAYRVDSEANSIAWLVWHLTRVQDDHIADVAGTEQVWTADSWFERFDLPFEPSATGYGHSPKEVAQVRVDSADLLTGYYDAVHQATIAYVSGLGDDDLSRVVDEAWDPPVTLAVRLVSVLSDDLQHAGQAAFVRGVVERRS from the coding sequence ATGTCCAGTTCGGAATTGCTGGTGGACGCGTTCGACCGGGTCCGCGAGACGGTTCACCAGGCCGTGGAGGGCCTGTCCGCGGAGCAGTTGGCGTACCGCGTGGACAGCGAGGCGAACTCGATCGCCTGGCTGGTCTGGCACCTGACCCGGGTGCAGGACGACCACATCGCCGACGTCGCGGGAACCGAACAGGTCTGGACGGCCGACAGCTGGTTCGAGCGCTTCGACCTGCCCTTCGAGCCGTCGGCCACGGGGTACGGCCACAGCCCGAAGGAGGTTGCGCAGGTGCGGGTCGACTCGGCCGACCTGCTGACGGGTTACTACGACGCCGTTCACCAGGCGACGATCGCCTACGTCAGCGGGCTCGGCGACGACGACCTTTCGCGCGTGGTGGACGAGGCCTGGGACCCGCCGGTGACGCTGGCCGTACGACTGGTCAGCGTGCTCAGCGACGACCTCCAGCACGCCGGCCAGGCCGCGTTCGTCCGCGGTGTGGTGGAACGCCGTAGCTGA